A genomic stretch from bacterium includes:
- a CDS encoding GAF domain-containing sensor histidine kinase, with product MTKENINQIKREKLLWQLIANVRNNIDINEIKKSSVYGLSEVMNLDRCFILEYDENQKPLLIDEFSEYLSAKEKKSMIGVDLEKDYDFEYWTKILIDLYLNKNETILFVGNSHKYLKENNLYGTKLEKFCIDFHWKSGVGYAFFEENKIKMLFVVDFKKTKLYSSKEIEFIRTFVEQIYIALKQSKAIKQIEETAQKEALLRTIIRTIRGNIDINQVKNSIANEIGKLFNADRCHIRLIDQKKNEFLPIDEHSEYLSSTQDKSIIGLITEKTAFLKYFKNAFESNKDFVIPDKEAFLTLDKDALKPVTEVFEMFNIKSFYGFPIFHSDKLMAAIIIMYGKKAVKLNETDITFIKNVASAVGIAIYQSILYEKEKQAVERENLLRKTLEIIRSSLDIEQIKKNIVTQTGKMFDADRCFMRFFDAEKDEFLTTDTEYLSSPEVKSIIGYTFDKRFDNWIKPAHKEGKIVTVKDISELMAEQGVSEQLHLIDVKSGYGVPIIIEGRFAATFVLHYIKKQVVLSEEDLIFLKSIADQAAIAINQAELYEKEKETAEREKLLRKIIETIRTTIDVNEIQKIFVTEIGKLFNADRCFIFELDENKKIHNTTEYLSSSDVKSIISFDKQKEKYWLSEALKEDLLLTDINEYIKEHNLQGTPAYEHVREYNVKSTLTMKIYFANKIIGVIALHYTKAPQTLSSEKLNFFRTISNQLGIALNQAYTYEKEKQTAKREVLSRKIIEIIRSTLDRKEIIHNCVTEIGRTFDAGRCFIYELETGKLEGYVYNYGEYLQSPEEKSISNRLFKSSDLEWISLNIIEKKGFYIPDTQKYLKENNKFGTTVEKHILEFNIKSVIAISLISENEVIGAFVLHFNKTNPISEEEYDLIKTLVKQTEIGIYQAKLYEKEKETAEKERILKEIISEIKLTTNLKQAYNKLLKKITEIFGLNRALFLESSTINPDELNIKYEYVIDRADLSVNNLVFPRVCTNQFLNLIHNLETFIINDIQECYPEYISDFFEKYKIKALLAVPLVKYNKDIKVFGFIVLCAEEIRTWSKYEINLIKTISDSVVSVIWEISKFIETEEMRNTFVLMLAHDINVPLIGEKLALEAIIKTANEKNKEIIKEIIDNNNNISIMLNKSVDIYNYEAGKQKLDFETYEISKILEENIKTLTDYASSKSVKIQLHKIKDSLFVSLDKTEIMKAFFTVIENAIDHSPSGEPVEIKYYEKNNYVITSVHNGGKAISKEMQDKIFKRYEMALAIERKIGAGTGLFLAKKIIEAHNGFIWFKTRPQDGTTFYISLPLCYLE from the coding sequence ATGACAAAAGAAAATATTAATCAGATTAAAAGAGAAAAACTTCTTTGGCAACTAATCGCCAATGTTAGAAATAATATTGATATAAATGAAATAAAAAAATCTTCTGTATACGGCTTATCAGAAGTTATGAATCTGGACAGATGCTTTATTCTTGAATACGATGAAAACCAAAAACCGCTGCTTATAGACGAATTTTCCGAATATTTATCCGCAAAAGAAAAAAAAAGTATGATAGGCGTAGATCTTGAAAAAGACTATGACTTTGAATACTGGACAAAAATATTAATTGACCTGTATTTAAATAAAAATGAAACCATCTTATTTGTCGGCAATAGCCATAAATACTTGAAAGAAAATAATCTTTACGGTACTAAACTTGAAAAATTTTGCATAGATTTCCACTGGAAATCAGGAGTTGGATATGCATTTTTTGAAGAAAATAAAATTAAAATGCTGTTTGTTGTCGATTTTAAAAAGACAAAACTTTATTCAAGCAAAGAAATTGAGTTTATTCGAACTTTTGTTGAACAAATTTATATTGCTCTTAAACAAAGCAAGGCAATTAAACAAATCGAGGAAACAGCACAAAAAGAGGCTTTATTAAGAACAATAATTCGAACAATCAGAGGGAATATTGATATTAATCAGGTCAAAAACAGTATCGCCAATGAAATTGGCAAACTTTTTAATGCTGACAGGTGTCATATAAGATTAATTGATCAGAAAAAAAATGAATTTTTACCGATTGATGAACACAGCGAATATCTATCCTCTACTCAGGATAAAAGCATAATAGGCTTAATAACAGAAAAAACAGCATTTTTAAAATATTTTAAAAATGCATTTGAATCAAACAAAGATTTTGTTATTCCTGATAAAGAAGCTTTTCTCACTTTGGACAAAGATGCCCTTAAACCTGTAACAGAAGTTTTTGAAATGTTTAACATTAAATCGTTTTACGGTTTCCCGATTTTTCACTCAGACAAGCTAATGGCAGCTATTATCATTATGTACGGAAAAAAAGCCGTTAAACTCAATGAAACTGATATAACTTTTATAAAAAATGTTGCTTCTGCTGTCGGAATAGCAATTTATCAATCAATACTTTATGAAAAAGAAAAACAGGCAGTCGAAAGAGAAAATCTTTTAAGAAAAACTCTTGAAATTATTAGAAGCTCTCTTGATATAGAACAAATTAAAAAAAATATTGTAACTCAAACAGGAAAGATGTTTGATGCGGACAGATGCTTTATGAGATTTTTTGATGCTGAAAAAGACGAATTTTTGACAACCGATACAGAATATTTATCATCACCGGAAGTAAAAAGTATAATAGGCTATACTTTTGACAAACGCTTTGATAATTGGATAAAACCTGCGCATAAAGAAGGAAAGATTGTAACTGTTAAAGACATAAGCGAGTTAATGGCAGAACAGGGCGTTTCAGAGCAGCTACACCTAATCGATGTTAAATCCGGTTACGGGGTTCCAATTATTATTGAGGGAAGGTTTGCTGCTACTTTTGTATTGCATTACATAAAGAAACAAGTCGTTCTTTCTGAAGAGGATCTTATTTTTTTAAAAAGTATCGCTGATCAAGCAGCAATAGCAATTAATCAGGCAGAACTATACGAAAAAGAAAAAGAAACAGCAGAAAGAGAAAAACTTTTAAGAAAAATAATAGAAACCATTAGAACAACTATTGATGTTAATGAAATACAAAAAATCTTTGTTACGGAAATAGGAAAACTTTTTAATGCTGACAGATGCTTTATTTTTGAATTAGATGAAAATAAAAAAATTCATAACACCACAGAATACCTTTCATCTTCTGATGTAAAAAGCATCATAAGCTTTGATAAACAAAAAGAAAAATATTGGCTTTCTGAGGCGCTTAAAGAAGATTTGCTGCTCACAGATATCAATGAGTATATAAAAGAGCATAATCTTCAAGGCACTCCCGCTTATGAACATGTTCGGGAATATAACGTAAAATCCACTCTGACAATGAAAATATATTTTGCCAATAAAATTATAGGTGTTATTGCTTTGCATTATACAAAAGCCCCCCAAACTTTAAGCAGTGAAAAGCTGAATTTTTTCAGAACAATTTCAAACCAGCTCGGCATAGCTTTAAATCAAGCTTACACCTATGAAAAAGAAAAACAAACAGCAAAAAGAGAAGTTTTATCAAGAAAAATCATTGAAATAATACGAAGCACACTTGACAGGAAAGAAATAATACACAATTGCGTTACTGAAATCGGAAGAACTTTTGATGCGGGCAGATGTTTTATTTATGAATTAGAGACCGGTAAACTCGAAGGCTATGTCTATAATTATGGAGAATATCTTCAATCACCTGAAGAAAAAAGTATCAGTAATCGCTTATTCAAATCCTCTGATCTGGAATGGATATCTTTAAATATAATAGAAAAAAAAGGATTTTACATTCCGGATACCCAAAAATATCTGAAAGAAAATAATAAATTCGGAACAACTGTCGAAAAACATATACTGGAATTTAATATTAAAAGTGTTATCGCTATATCATTAATAAGTGAAAATGAAGTTATAGGTGCGTTTGTTCTTCATTTTAATAAAACAAATCCTATATCAGAAGAAGAATATGATTTAATAAAAACCCTTGTTAAACAAACAGAAATAGGTATTTATCAAGCGAAACTCTACGAAAAAGAAAAAGAAACAGCAGAAAAAGAAAGAATTTTAAAAGAAATAATTTCGGAAATAAAACTAACAACGAATTTAAAGCAAGCATATAATAAGCTTTTAAAGAAAATTACCGAGATATTTGGATTAAACAGGGCTTTGTTTCTTGAGTCTTCGACTATAAATCCTGATGAATTAAACATAAAATATGAATATGTAATAGATAGAGCAGATTTATCAGTAAATAATCTTGTATTTCCGAGAGTCTGCACAAATCAATTTTTAAATCTTATTCATAATCTTGAAACTTTTATTATAAACGATATTCAAGAATGTTATCCCGAATATATTTCCGACTTTTTTGAAAAATATAAAATAAAAGCATTATTAGCAGTTCCGCTTGTTAAATACAATAAAGACATAAAAGTATTCGGGTTTATTGTACTTTGCGCGGAAGAAATAAGAACATGGTCAAAATATGAAATAAATCTGATAAAAACAATCAGCGATTCTGTCGTATCTGTTATTTGGGAAATATCAAAATTTATTGAAACCGAAGAAATGCGTAATACTTTTGTTTTAATGCTTGCACATGATATTAATGTGCCGCTTATCGGGGAAAAATTAGCACTTGAAGCCATTATAAAGACAGCTAACGAGAAAAACAAAGAAATTATAAAAGAAATTATTGATAATAATAACAATATTTCAATTATGCTAAACAAATCAGTTGATATTTATAACTATGAAGCAGGAAAACAAAAACTCGATTTTGAAACATACGAAATATCAAAAATTTTGGAAGAAAATATCAAAACATTAACAGATTATGCCAGTTCAAAATCTGTTAAAATCCAACTCCATAAAATAAAAGATTCTTTATTTGTCAGCCTTGATAAAACAGAAATAATGAAAGCCTTTTTTACAGTTATTGAAAATGCTATTGACCATAGCCCCTCAGGTGAACCTGTAGAAATTAAATATTATGAAAAAAACAATTATGTTATAACTTCTGTTCATAATGGAGGAAAAGCTATTTCTAAAGAAATGCAAGATAAAATATTCAAACGTTATGAAATGGCACTGGCAATAGAAAGAAAAATTGGTGCAGGAACAGGGCTTTTTCTGGCAAAAAAAATAATAGAAGCGCATAACGGCTTTATTTGGTTCAAAACAAGACCTCAAGACGGAACAACTTTTTATATCTCATTACCTTTATGCTATTTAGAATAA